The following coding sequences lie in one Capsicum annuum cultivar UCD-10X-F1 chromosome 5, UCD10Xv1.1, whole genome shotgun sequence genomic window:
- the LOC107871575 gene encoding receptor-like protein 37, whose product MTGVDLSKALESFHWATPVSSLSNLILLRLSNCNISGRIPIGQLLNFTNLSVLDTSSNILTSTIPDILSNLTTLSALDFSVNNLDGHIPYLPQLEQLYVSSNPAMTINLVSMFSASGSKLKFLDVSFSHVGGTLPPSLSNSTSLTFFQADGCSIQGSIPSSVTKLKKLRILVLNDNNITGQLPVSMSSLISLQYLSLIQNGLRGYIPTSICQILSLDYLNVQWNELTGSVPSCILQLPKLSYLSVQNNNLNGNMPLSLIQKSKLGMLSFGINGLSVENDVSINPFCKLSSPRFWNLHLAK is encoded by the coding sequence ATGACTGGTGTTGATCTATCAAAGGCCTTGGAATCATTTCATTGGGCTACACCAGTATCGAGTCTTTCAAATCTCATATTGCTTCGATTATCTAACTGCAACATTTCAGGAAGAATTCCGATAGGGCAATTACTTAACTTTACTAACCTTTCTGTTCTAGATACGAGCTCTAACATTCTAACATCCACGATCCCTGATATTTTATCGAACCTCACAACCCTCTCAGCTCTTGATTTTAGTGTCAACAATTTAGACGGTCATATCCCTTACCTTCCTCAACTCGAACAACTTTATGTTTCTAGCAATCCTGCTATGACCATAAATCTTGTTTCGATGTTTTCAGCCTCGGGGTCAAAGTTGAAGTTTCTCGACGTAAGTTTCTCTCATGTAGGCGGAACGCTTCCTCCTTCTTTAAGCAACTCAACTTCGCTAACTTTTTTCCAGGCTGATGGATGCTCGATCCAAGGGTCTATACCTTcttcagttacaaaacttaagaaattacGTATCTTGGTGCTCAATGACAACAACATCACAGGACAGCTTCCTGTATCCATGTCCAGTTTGATAAGCCTTCAATACTTATCTCTGATCCAGAATGGTTTACGAGGGTATATTCCTACTTCGATTTGTCAAATCCTCTCACTGGATTACCTGAATGTACAATGGAACGAGCTAACAGGAAGCGTTCCCTCGTGCATACTTCAGCTTCCTAAGCTTTCGTATCTTTCTGTTCAGAATAATAACCTGAATGGTAATATGCCACTGTCTTTGATCCAGAAGTCTAAATTGGGTATGCTTTCTTTTGGAATTAACGGATTGTCGGTGGAAAACGATGTCAGCATCAACCCATTCTGCAAACTTTCCAGCCCACGCTTTTGGAATTTACATCTTGCAAAATGA